Proteins encoded together in one Lathyrus oleraceus cultivar Zhongwan6 chromosome 5, CAAS_Psat_ZW6_1.0, whole genome shotgun sequence window:
- the LOC127088192 gene encoding lysine-specific histone demethylase 1 homolog 3 isoform X2, producing the protein MDGEDMISGGNNKRTKEMEDGTDSDDNEMIFKLRKPHGVKKKVCLAPEEMCGNGGGENADSIEELVDVAQTDLGSMEDTLACFRKRLKGPKRDRDSSDAGGNVSSLNVVAESSDGPLNVSCQYEGLDERSWLNKDNVYEGRGSDLDMDMKVERPNVDLALKGIEDGDVSEGDLAVQESRNTPKDEKGVCVLLNVGMQHSSEEIMGDSLPEMLRTAQSSFVSKSCTAVSSEQKCGSGGQNLNDGLSPDSRCASKTADGTRDLNIPDGPLADPCFPANVCYGDSQPLSCVRSEGICSPSDQKTALQEIICNDGLKKCSVVLHDVEEITDTMSLPKMGERVSPIIEGELKKRLTDDQVELFNIPSKCSDFTSKDKEKFSPCNYEPLAKSSENVLCESNHQVSEKVLQGSSRHGAMSFFGCQPELDVGNLLKKNSAVSGGCLHPTVSNETNNSELAVQPNHPEIPSKTQIIPKDSDAYIPKCSLVLHPTQPSKNTYENTSLANGDCFYAKKDSEGASPQSLIPEDNENSAENDVSVSEVANFDDKTSAVIRRKAKKRRHGDMAYEGDADWEVLINDQAFLESQGVDGERILKPRGKLESFLNVVEESESDAVAVSAGLKAHEAGPVEKIRFKEILKRKGGLQEYIDCRNQILALWGCDITRILLLADCGVHDTPSEDEPPRSSLIRDIYTFLDHCGYINVGIASLKDNVESSAKHNYTLVGEKGYEESYTASVADSEDGVSFIVGQTKKPDASGETKCDRIVGNADLATEVTKDKMNVNMVTMDISNMTQHEERKSDDCQEKHGHGDVSEQSNESTCVKSVLGDQMGDILNSDSEVRKRVIVIGAGPAGLTAARHLQRLGFPVTVLEARSRIGGRVFTDRSSLSVPVDLGASIITGVEADVATERRPDPSALVCAQLGLELTVLNSDCPLYDIATRQKVPLDMDEALEAEYNSLLDDMVLLVAQKGDQAMRMSLEDGLEYALKRRRLERSRRSNKHNNYLDGSFGLKRGIIHGKEMEEVLSPLERRVMDWHFANLEYGCAALLKEVSLPYWNQDDVYGGFGGAHCMIKGGYSTVVESLGDGLDIHLNHAVTNVAYGSTEPGPGNKVKVSTSNGNEFFGDAVLITVPLGCLKAESIKFSPPLPPWKYSSIERLGFGVLNKVVLEFPSVFWDDAVDYFGATAEETSRRGHCFMFWNVRKTVGAPVLIALVVGKAAIDGQNLSSSDHANHALMVLRKLFGEASVPDPVAYVVTDWGRDPFSYGAYSYVAIGASGEDYDILGRPVDNCLFFAGEATCKEHPDTVGGAMMSGLREAVRLIDLFSTGNDYTAEVEAVEAALKQSDTEREEVRDIIKRLDAAELSNILYKKSLDGARILSRETLLRDLFLNAKTNAGRLHVAKQLLRLPVENLKSFAGSKRGLSILNSWILDSMGKDGTQLLRHCVRLLVLVSTDLLAVRSSGIGKTVKEKVCVHTSRDIRAIASQLVSVWLEVFRKEKASSGGRKLSRQANTVDISKRKSINDPASGKPPLSMHHNTFEDKGSILTPATNSASIAHMKKSHGKQGSQQAANDLRRDVSSSKSQGSTGKIDTEMKDTHCAMSEEEKAAIAAAEAARAKALAAAEAYTSTEVRSNTQLQLPKIPSFHKFKSREQYSQNGESDIRKKRSGGILLGKQDCISEIDSRNCRVRDWSVDFSAACVNLDNSRMSADNLSQRSHSNEIASHLNFREHSGESVAVDSSLYTKAWIDSADGEGIKDYHAIERWQSQAAAAGSDFSNPAIHLKHEEDSNACSRLPSWKHDGVANDSSISQVTVNKENSKSHSHNSKSHSRGADRIKQAVADYVASLLMPLYNAKTLDRDAYKAIMKKSTAKVMEQSTDADKAMTVHEFLDFKRKNKIRPFVDKLIERHMEMKPDVKS; encoded by the exons ATGGATGGGGAAGATATGATTTCTGGGGGTAATAATAAGAGGACTAAAGAGATGGAGGATGGTACTGATTCTGATGATAATGAGATGATATTTAAACTAAGGAAGCCGCACGGTGTGAAAAAGAAGGTTTGCTTGGCACCGGAGGAGATGTGTGGTAATGGAGGAGGCGAGAATGCTGACTCCATTGAGGAGCTTGTTGATGTAGCACAAACGGATTTGGGAAGTATGGAGGATACCCTAGCTTGCTTTAGGAAGAGATTGAAGGGTCCTAAGAGAGATCGGGATTCTAGTGATGCAGGAGGGAATGTGTCTAGTCTGAATGTGGTGGCGGAGTCTTCTGATGGGCCTTTGAATGTTTCTTGCCAGTATGAAGGTTTGGATGAAAGATCTTGGTTGAATAAGGACAATGTGTATGAGGGGAGGGGTTCTGATTTGGATATGGACATGAAAGTAGAGAGACCTAATGTGGATTTGGCACTGAAGGGAATCGAGGATGGTGACGTGTCTGAAGGTGATTTGGCTGTACAGGAGTCTAGAAATACTCCAAAAGATGAAAAAGGGGTTTGTGTTTTGCTTAATGTTGGTATGCAACACTCTTCTGAAGAAATAATGGGAGATTCTTTGCCAGAAATGTTACGAACAGCACAATCTAGTTTTGTTAGTAAGTCTTGTACTGCTGTCAGTTCAGAGCAGAAATGTGGCAGTGGGGGCCAGAATTTGAATGATGGGTTGAGTCCTGATTCCAGATGTGCCAGCAAAACTGCTGATGGTACTCGCGATTTAAACATTCCTGATGGGCCATTAGCTGATCCCTGTTTTCCAGCCAACGTCTGCTATGGAGATAGCCAGCCATTATCTTGTGTACGATCTGAAGGTATTTGTTCTCCTTCTGACCAAAAGACCGCACTACAAGAAATAATTTGCAATGATGGTTTAAAGAAGTGTTCTGTCGTATTGCATGATGTTGAAGAAATCACTGACACCATGTCTCTTCCTAAAATGGGGGAAAGGGTGTCTCCAATTATTGAGGGTGAGCTCAAGAAAAGATTGACTGACGACCAAGTAGAATTGTTTAATATTCCTTCAAAATGCAGTGATTTTACGTCCAAGGACAAAGAAAAGTTCTCCCCTTGTAACTACGAGCCATTGGCTAAATCATCCGAGAATGTGCTGTGTGAAAGTAATCATCAGGTTTCTGAAAAAGTATTACAGGGATCCTCAAGACATGGAGCTATGTCGTTCTTTGGATGCCAACCAGAATTAGATGTAG GTAATTTGCTGAAAAAAAATTCTGCTGTTTCCGGTGGTTGTTTACATCCTACGGTGTCTAATGAAACAAATAACTCTGAATTGGCTGTTCAGCCAAATCACCCAGAGATACCTTCAAAAACACAAATTATTCCAAAGGACTCTGATGCCTATATTCCAAAGTGCAGTTTGGTATTACATCCGACTCAACCTTCCAAGAATACATATGAAAATACTTCTCTTGCAAATGGTGATTGTTTTTATGCCAAGAAAGACTCTGAAGGTGCCTCCCCTCAGAGCTTAATTCCAGAAGACAATGAGAATTCTGCAGAAAATGATGTCTCTGTGTCTGAGGTAGCCAACTTTGATGATAAGACATCTGCTGTTATTCGCCGCAAGGCAAAAAAGCGTCGGCATGGAGACATGGCGTATGAAGGGGATGCTGATTGGGAGGTTTTGATAAACGACCAAGCTTTTCTTGAAAGCCAGGGTGTTGATGGTGAGCGCATTCTTAAACCAAGAGGGAAGCTTGAATCTTTTTTGAATGTTGTTGAAGAGTCTGAAAGTGATGCAGTAGCAGTATCAGCTGGATTGAAAGCCCATGAAGCTGGTCCAGTTGAGAAAATAAGATTTAAGGAAATCTTAAAGCGTAAAGGGGGTCTCCAGGAATATATAGATTGCAG AAATCAGATACTAGCTCTTTGGGGCTGTGATATCACACGTATTTTGCTTCTTGCTGACTGTGGGGTTCATGATACTCCTTCTGAGGATGAACCTCCTCGCTCTTCTCTTATTAGGGATATCTACACATTTCTCGATCACTGT GGTTATATAAATGTTGGAATTGCTTCTCTAAAAGACAATGTTGAAAGTAGTGCCAAGCATAATTATACACTTGTAGGAGAAAAAGGATATGAAGAAAGTTATACAGCTTCTGTTGCTGACTCTGAAGATGGAGTTTCTTTTATTGTTGGTCAGACGAAAAAACCAGATGCTTCTGGAGAAACTAAGTGCGATCGTATAGTAGGTAATGCAGACCTGGCCACTGAAGTTACAAAAGACAAGATGAATGTTAATATGGTGACAATGGATATATCAAACATGACACAGCATGAAGAAAGAAAGAGTGATGATTGCCAGGAAAAACATGGGCACGGGGATGTTTCTGAGCAAAGCAATGAGTCTACCTGTGTTAAATCTGTCTTGGGTGATCAGATGGGTGATATTCTGAACTCTGATTCAGAGGTTAGAAAGAGAGTGATTGTCATTGGAGCCGGTCCTGCTGGTCTAACTGCTGCACGCCACTTACAACGTCTGGGATTTCCTGTAACTGTACTTGAGGCAAGGAGTAGGATAGGGGGTCGAGTATTTACAGATCGCTCATCTCTTTCTGTCCCTGTGGATCTTGGTGCTAGTATAATCACTGGTGTTGAGGCTGATGTGGCTACTGAGAGAAGACCAGATCCTTCTGCGTTGGTTTGTGCTCAGTTGGGTCTTGAGTTGACCGTGCTAAACAGTGACTGTCCTCTATATGACATAGCGACGAGACAAAAAGTTCCTTTAGATATGGATGAAGCTCTGGAAGCTGAATACAATAGTCTTCTTGATGACATGGTGTTGCTTGTTGCCCAGAAGGGTGACCAGGCCATGCGAATGTCCCTTGAAGATGGCTTAGAATATGCCCTCAAGAGGCGTCGTTTAGAACGCTCTCGAAGAAGTAACAAACACAATAATTACTTAGATGGTTCATTTGGTTTGAAAAGAGGCATAATTCATGGCAAAGAAATGGAAGAGGTCTTGAGTCCTCTCGAAAGAAGGGTTATGGATTGGCACTTTGCTAACTTGGAGTATGGATGTGCTGCTCTGCTGAAGGAGGTTTCTCTTCCCTACTGGAATCAAGATGATGTGTATGGAGGATTTGGAGGAGCTCATTGTATGATTAAAGGGGGTTACAGCACTGTTGTCGAATCTTTAGGAGATGGGCTTGACATCCATTTGAACCATGCTGTAACAAATGTGGCTTATGGAAGCACAGAACCAGGCCCGGGCAATAAAGTCAAAGTTTCTACATCAAATGGCAATGAGTTCTTTGGAGATGCTGTTCTGATTACTGTTCCATTGGGCTGCTTGAAGGCTGAAAGTATAAAATTCTCTCCACCTTTACCCCCGTGGAAATATTCTTCTATTGAGCGTCTTGGATTTGGAGTTCTCAATAAAGTTGTCTTGGAATTTCCCAGTGTGTTTTGGGATGATGCTGTTGATTACTTTGGAGCAACAGCTGAGGAGACAAGCAGAAGAGGCCACTGCTTTATGTTCTGGAATGTCAGGAAGACAGTGGGGGCTCCGGTCCTCATAGCATTAGTGGTTGGGAAAGCGGCCATAGATGGTCAGAATTTAAGCTCTTCCGATCATGCCAACCATGCATTAATGGTTCTCCGAAAACTTTTTGGGGAGGCTTCAGTTCCTGACCCCGTTGCATATGTTGTGACTGATTGGGGTAGGGATCCTTTTAGCTATGGTGCTTACTCTTATGTTGCTATTGGAGCATCGGGAGAAGACTATGATATATTAGGGAGGCCAGTTGATAACTGTTTGTTTTTTGCTGGTGAAGCAACCTGCAAAGAGCACCCGGATACAGTTGGTGGTGCAATGATGAGTGGACTCCGAGAGGCTGTGCGCTTAATTGACTTATTTAGCACTGGAAATGATTATACGGCAGAGGTGGAGGCAGTGGAGGCTGCACTGAAACAGTCAGATACTGAAAGAGAAGAAGTTAGGGATATTATAAAGAGACTTGATGCAGCAGAGCTTTCTAACATATTGTACAAGAAGTCTTTGGATGGTGCTCGAATCTTAAGCCGGGAAACTTTACTAAGGGATTTGTTCCTAAATGCAAAAACCAATGCTGGGCGCTTGCATGTGGCCAAACAGTTGCTACGTCTTCCTGTTGAAAACTTGAAGTCCTTTGCTGGGAGTAAACGGGGGCTAAGCATTCTCAACTCATGGATACTG GACTCAATGGGGAAGGATGGCACCCAACTCTTGCGACACTGTGTGCGTCTTCTTGTGCTTGTTTCAACTGATTTACTTGCTGTGCGCTCATCAG gcATTGGAAAAACAGTGAAGGAAAAAGTTTGTGTACATACTAGCCGTGATATTCGGGCTATAGCAAGCCAGTTGGTTAGTGTATGGCTTGAAGTCTTTCGCAAGGAAAAGGCATCTAGTGGAGGACGAAAGCTGTCAAGACAGGCAAATACTGTAGATATATCAAAGAGAAAATCAATTAACGATCCAGCATCAGGAAAACCACCTCTGAGTATGCATCATAATACTTTTGAGGATAAAGGAAGCATATTAACTCCTGCAACCAATTCAGCTTCCATTGCACATATGAAGAAATCACATGGCAAGCAAGGGAGTCAGCAAGCGGCAAATGACTTAAGGCGTGATGTCAGTTCTTCCAAGTCCCAAGGTTCGACAGGAAAAATAGACACTGAGATGAAGGATACCCACTGTGCTATGTCCGAGGAAGAAAAGGCTGCTATTGCTGCTGCAGAAGCTGCTCGTGCCAAAGCACTTGCTGCGGCTGAG GCATATACTTCTACTGAAGTTAGGAGCAATACGCAACTCCAGCTTCCGAAGATACCCTCATTCCACAAATTTAAGAGTCGGGAGCAATATTCACAAAATGGTGAGAGTGATATTAGGAAAAAACGGTCTGGTGGTATCTTGTTGGGAAAGCAAGATTGTATTTCAGAGATTGATTCTAGAAATTGCAGAGTTAGGGACTGGTCTGTTGATTTCTCTGCTGCTTGTGTTAACCTTGATAATTCCAGAATGTCAGCTGATAACCTGTCACAACGGAGTCATTCAAATGAGATTGCAAGCCATTTGAATTTCAGAGAGCACTCGGGAGAAAGTGTTGCAGTGGACAGCAGTTTATACACCAAAGCTTGGATTGACTCAGCTGATGGTGAGGGAATAAAAGATTACCATGCCATAGAGAGGTGGCAATCTCAAGCAGCGGCAGCTGGTTCTGATTTTTCTAATCCAGCCATACATTTGAAACATGAAGAGGATTCAAATGCCTGTTCAAGGTTACCCAGCTGGAAGCATGATGGAGTGGCAAATGACAGCTCTATTTCACAGGTTACTGTGAATAAGGAGAATTCAAAAAGCCATTCTCATAATTCAAAAAGTCATTCTCGAGGAGCAGATCGTATCAAACAGGCGGTTGCGGATTATGTTGCATCTTTACTTATGCCTCTTTATAATGCAAAAACACTAGACAGGGATGCTTACAAGGCTATAATGAAGAAAAGTACAGCCAAG GTCATGGAGCAATCCACAGATGCAGATAAAGCCATGACTGTTCACGAGTTTCTAGATTTCAAGCGGAAGAATAAG ATTCGACCTTTTGTGGACAAATTGATCGAGAGACACATGGAAATGAAACCAGATGTGAAATCTTAA